One Pseudomonas sp. HOU2 genomic window carries:
- a CDS encoding DUF2934 domain-containing protein, translating to MSTDDKRIREFAYQIWESEGKPEGHEARHWEMARKLAEAEALAPKKSPKAAGSKTAGKTANGKASDSKTPATKPKAPADAKAKPSSAAKVIPPGEKAAEKKPRAPRKPPAN from the coding sequence ATGAGTACCGACGATAAACGCATCCGCGAGTTCGCCTATCAGATCTGGGAATCGGAGGGCAAACCTGAAGGGCATGAAGCACGTCATTGGGAAATGGCGCGCAAACTGGCCGAAGCCGAGGCCCTGGCGCCGAAGAAGTCGCCGAAGGCCGCTGGCAGCAAAACTGCCGGCAAGACTGCGAACGGCAAAGCCAGCGATAGCAAGACGCCGGCAACCAAGCCCAAGGCGCCAGCGGACGCCAAAGCCAAGCCCTCCAGCGCCGCCAAAGTGATTCCACCGGGCGAAAAGGCCGCCGAGAAAAAGCCGCGCGCCCCGCGCAAGCCCCCGGCCAACTGA
- the glgX gene encoding glycogen debranching protein GlgX encodes MSSPKKAEPAPHAEPSRIREGLPFPLGATWDGLGVNFALFSANATKVELCIFDDAGEVELERIELPEYTDEIFHGYLPDAHPGLIYGYRVYGPYDPENGHRFNHNKLLIDPYAKQLVGELKWSEALFGYTIGHPDADLSFDERDSAPFVPKCKVIDPAHTWGNDHRVSVPWDKTIIYETHVRGISMRHPSVPENVRGTFAGLMVDDVLEHIRKLGVSSVELLPIHAFVNDQHLLHKGMTNYWGYNSIAFFAPDPRYLASGKIAEFKEMVAHLHEANLEVILDVVYNHTAEGNEQGPTLSMRGIDNASYYRLMPDDKRYYINDSGTGNTLDLSHPCVLQMVTDSLRYWASEMHVDGFRFDLATILGRYHDGFDERHSFLVACRQDPVLRQVKMIAEPWDCGPGGYQVGNFPPGWVEWNDKFRDTVRAFWKGDDGQVADFASRMTASGEMFNQRGRRPYSSVNFITAHDGFTLNDLVSYNDKHNEANDENNQDGSNNNLSWNHGVEGPTDDPEINALRHRQMRNFFATLLLSQGTPMIVAGDEFARTQDGNNNAYCQDSEIGWVNWDLSEDGKALLKFVKRLIKLRMAYPILRRGRFLVGEYNEDIGVKDVTWLAPDGTEMTTEHWHDAHNRCLGMLLDGRAQETGIRRKGADATLLLVVNAHHDIVNFSLPEVPEGSFWTCMIDTNQPSIRGQERFEFGHEYSVTGRSLLLFELQREEED; translated from the coding sequence ATGTCCAGTCCAAAAAAAGCCGAGCCCGCACCGCACGCCGAGCCGTCCAGAATCCGTGAAGGGCTGCCCTTCCCGCTCGGCGCCACCTGGGATGGTCTGGGGGTGAACTTTGCGCTGTTTTCCGCCAACGCCACCAAGGTCGAGCTGTGCATCTTCGACGATGCCGGCGAAGTCGAACTCGAACGCATCGAACTGCCGGAATACACCGACGAGATTTTCCACGGCTATCTGCCCGACGCCCATCCGGGGCTGATCTACGGCTACCGTGTGTATGGCCCGTATGACCCGGAGAACGGCCATCGCTTCAACCACAACAAACTGTTGATCGACCCCTACGCCAAACAGCTGGTCGGCGAGTTGAAATGGTCCGAAGCGCTGTTCGGCTACACCATCGGCCACCCCGACGCCGACCTCAGTTTCGATGAACGCGACAGCGCGCCGTTCGTGCCCAAGTGCAAGGTCATCGACCCAGCGCACACCTGGGGCAACGACCACCGCGTCAGCGTGCCGTGGGACAAGACGATCATTTATGAGACCCACGTACGCGGCATCAGCATGCGTCACCCGTCGGTGCCGGAGAACGTGCGCGGTACCTTTGCCGGTCTGATGGTCGACGACGTGCTCGAGCACATCCGCAAACTCGGCGTCTCGAGCGTGGAATTGCTGCCGATCCACGCCTTCGTCAACGACCAGCACCTGCTGCACAAGGGCATGACCAACTACTGGGGCTACAACAGCATCGCCTTCTTCGCCCCGGACCCGCGCTACCTGGCCAGCGGCAAGATCGCCGAGTTCAAGGAGATGGTCGCGCACCTGCACGAAGCCAATCTGGAAGTGATCCTCGACGTGGTCTACAACCACACCGCCGAGGGCAACGAACAAGGCCCGACCCTGTCGATGCGCGGCATCGACAACGCCTCCTACTATCGCCTGATGCCGGACGACAAGCGCTACTACATCAACGACTCCGGTACCGGCAACACCCTCGACCTCAGTCACCCGTGCGTGCTGCAAATGGTCACCGACTCGCTGCGCTACTGGGCCAGCGAGATGCATGTCGACGGTTTCCGCTTCGACCTGGCGACCATTCTCGGGCGCTATCACGACGGTTTCGACGAGCGTCACAGCTTCCTCGTCGCCTGCCGTCAGGACCCGGTGCTGCGCCAGGTGAAAATGATCGCCGAGCCTTGGGACTGCGGCCCCGGTGGCTATCAGGTCGGCAACTTTCCGCCGGGTTGGGTCGAGTGGAACGACAAATTCCGCGACACCGTGCGCGCGTTCTGGAAAGGCGACGACGGCCAGGTTGCCGACTTCGCCAGCCGCATGACCGCGTCCGGCGAGATGTTCAACCAGCGCGGGCGGCGGCCGTACTCGTCGGTGAACTTCATCACCGCCCACGACGGTTTTACCCTCAACGATCTGGTGTCGTACAACGACAAGCACAACGAGGCCAACGACGAGAACAACCAGGACGGCAGCAACAACAACCTGTCGTGGAACCACGGGGTCGAAGGCCCGACCGATGATCCGGAGATCAATGCACTGCGCCATCGGCAGATGCGCAATTTCTTCGCCACGCTGCTGCTGTCGCAAGGCACGCCGATGATCGTTGCCGGCGACGAATTCGCCCGCACCCAGGACGGCAACAACAACGCCTATTGTCAGGACAGCGAGATCGGCTGGGTCAACTGGGACCTGAGCGAAGACGGCAAGGCGCTGCTCAAGTTCGTCAAACGCTTGATCAAGTTGCGTATGGCTTACCCGATCCTGCGTCGCGGGCGTTTCCTGGTCGGCGAGTACAACGAGGACATCGGCGTCAAGGACGTCACCTGGCTGGCGCCGGACGGCACCGAGATGACCACCGAACATTGGCATGACGCGCACAACCGCTGCCTGGGCATGCTGCTCGACGGCCGCGCGCAGGAAACCGGGATTCGCCGCAAAGGTGCCGACGCGACCCTGCTGCTGGTGGTCAACGCCCACCACGACATCGTCAACTTCAGCCTGCCGGAAGTGCCGGAAGGCAGTTTCTGGACCTGCATGATCGACACCAATCAGCCATCGATTCGCGGTCAGGAACGCTTCGAGTTCGGCCATGAGTATTCCGTCACCGGCCGTTCGCTGCTGCTGTTCGAACTGCAACGCGAAGAAGAAGACTGA
- a CDS encoding acyl-CoA dehydrogenase family protein: protein MDLHSYLARRPPDYRDTAALGHCLRALVEAGLDQLPLPGSGRTLERFQRLAEVGGHDLGLCKLYEGHTDALAIIEQLGGSPTPGSTWGMWAAEPPQARVQVRPAGHMVRLDGRKAWCSGAAVLSHALLTAWDADDRQQLVAVALDQPGVTITDQGWQAVGMGATGSVEVLFDGAEAQAIGEPGDYLNRPGFWQGGIGIAACWYGAARQIAEALRQHCAQREEPHALAHLGAVDSALYAAANVLRFSALHIDAHPEADAALLARRARAVVEQSAEQVMRDVGRALGAGPFCKDRHFARLSADLPVFLRQSHAERDLAALGQALAEHSEEVWTL from the coding sequence ATGGACCTGCACAGTTATCTGGCGCGCCGCCCGCCGGACTATCGCGACACTGCGGCACTCGGCCATTGCCTGCGGGCGCTGGTCGAGGCCGGTCTGGATCAGTTGCCGTTACCGGGCAGCGGCCGCACGCTGGAGCGTTTTCAGCGCCTGGCTGAAGTCGGCGGGCACGATCTGGGCTTGTGCAAACTCTACGAGGGCCATACCGACGCCCTGGCGATCATCGAGCAGCTCGGTGGTTCGCCCACGCCGGGCAGCACCTGGGGCATGTGGGCCGCTGAACCGCCGCAGGCTCGGGTGCAGGTGCGCCCGGCCGGGCACATGGTGCGCCTTGACGGGCGCAAGGCCTGGTGCTCGGGGGCAGCGGTGCTCAGCCATGCGCTGCTCACCGCGTGGGACGCCGACGACCGCCAACAACTGGTCGCGGTGGCGCTGGATCAACCGGGCGTGACCATCACCGATCAGGGCTGGCAAGCGGTCGGCATGGGCGCCACCGGCAGCGTCGAAGTGTTGTTCGACGGCGCTGAAGCCCAGGCCATCGGCGAACCCGGCGACTACCTGAATCGTCCGGGGTTCTGGCAAGGCGGGATCGGCATCGCGGCGTGCTGGTACGGCGCGGCGCGGCAGATCGCCGAGGCGCTACGGCAACACTGCGCACAACGCGAGGAGCCGCACGCCCTCGCCCACCTCGGTGCGGTCGACTCAGCGCTGTACGCGGCAGCCAATGTGCTGCGATTCAGTGCCCTGCATATTGATGCGCACCCCGAAGCCGATGCCGCACTGTTGGCCCGGCGTGCCCGTGCAGTGGTCGAGCAATCGGCTGAGCAGGTGATGCGCGACGTCGGGCGCGCGCTGGGTGCCGGGCCGTTCTGCAAGGATCGGCACTTCGCCCGGTTGAGCGCCGATCTGCCGGTGTTCCTGCGCCAGAGCCATGCCGAGCGTGATCTGGCGGCCCTTGGCCAAGCGCTGGCTGAACACTCCGAGGAGGTCTGGACGCTATGA
- a CDS encoding PIG-L deacetylase family protein, with translation MNAVNKPDPIIGHQGTSLLQWQHSRHLAALDSVDVLSLVPPGARAVIVAPHPDDEVLGCGGMLQLLAAAGRQLQLISVTDGSASHPGSERWPVERLSVVRPQESAEALRRLGVPLHRMKWLRGGFSDSQVAADEPSLVAFIERHLRPGDVVFSTWCEDGHCDHEAAGRASIEAARRVGATCHELPVWTWHWASPEDAAVPWQRARKILLSPEQVARKRHAVHAFASQLEGDPQAGLQPVLAPYVLDRLLQPFEVVFL, from the coding sequence ATGAATGCCGTGAACAAACCTGATCCGATCATCGGCCATCAGGGCACTTCGCTGCTGCAATGGCAACATTCCCGGCACCTGGCGGCACTGGACAGCGTCGATGTCCTCAGTCTGGTGCCACCGGGCGCGCGGGCGGTGATAGTCGCTCCACACCCGGACGACGAAGTGCTCGGTTGCGGCGGGATGTTGCAGTTGCTGGCCGCCGCCGGGCGTCAGTTGCAACTGATCTCGGTCACCGATGGCAGCGCCAGTCACCCCGGCTCCGAACGCTGGCCGGTGGAACGCCTGAGCGTGGTGCGGCCGCAGGAATCGGCCGAAGCCCTGCGCCGCCTCGGCGTGCCGTTGCACCGGATGAAATGGCTGCGCGGCGGTTTCAGCGATAGCCAGGTCGCCGCGGATGAGCCGTCGCTGGTCGCGTTCATCGAGCGTCACCTGCGCCCCGGCGATGTGGTGTTCAGCACCTGGTGCGAAGACGGCCACTGCGATCACGAAGCTGCCGGCCGCGCCAGTATCGAAGCTGCGCGGCGGGTCGGCGCCACCTGCCACGAATTGCCGGTCTGGACCTGGCACTGGGCCTCTCCGGAAGACGCCGCGGTGCCGTGGCAGCGCGCGCGCAAGATTCTGTTGTCCCCCGAGCAAGTGGCGCGCAAACGCCACGCGGTGCATGCCTTTGCCAGCCAGCTGGAAGGCGACCCGCAAGCCGGGCTGCAACCGGTATTGGCGCCGTATGTGCTGGATCGTCTGCTGCAACCGTTCGAAGTGGTGTTCCTATGA
- a CDS encoding SAM-dependent methyltransferase translates to MSVDDRYFDGLFSANDDPWAFRERWYEQRKRAITLAALPRAHYRAIFEPGCANGELSAELAERCDRLLCCDTASAAVNLARTRLSLFDHAEVRQSRLPGDWPEEKFDLIVFSEIGYYLDAQDLTEVIRRISESLTADGQLLACHWRPPIDGCPLNARQVHDLIHEQLPLPRLALHQEADFLLEVWSREPRSVAALEGLR, encoded by the coding sequence ATGAGTGTCGATGATCGTTACTTCGACGGATTATTCAGCGCCAACGATGATCCCTGGGCCTTCCGCGAGCGCTGGTACGAACAGCGCAAACGCGCGATCACCCTCGCCGCCCTGCCCCGCGCACATTATCGGGCGATCTTCGAACCCGGTTGCGCCAATGGCGAACTCAGTGCCGAGCTCGCCGAGCGCTGCGATCGCCTGCTGTGTTGCGACACCGCCAGTGCGGCGGTGAACCTGGCGCGTACCCGTTTGAGCCTTTTCGACCACGCCGAGGTGCGCCAAAGTCGCCTGCCCGGCGACTGGCCGGAAGAAAAATTCGACCTGATTGTATTTAGCGAAATCGGCTACTACCTCGATGCCCAAGATCTGACAGAAGTGATCCGCCGCATCAGTGAATCCCTGACCGCGGACGGGCAATTGCTCGCTTGCCACTGGCGCCCGCCCATCGACGGCTGCCCGCTGAACGCGCGGCAGGTGCATGACCTGATCCACGAGCAACTGCCGCTGCCGCGTCTGGCATTGCATCAGGAAGCGGACTTCCTTCTTGAAGTCTGGAGCCGCGAGCCGCGCTCGGTAGCCGCACTGGAGGGCCTGCGATGA
- a CDS encoding glycosyltransferase — MIGILIPAHNEEDLLEQCLSAALRASKHGLLAGEPVEVLVVLDSCTDRSAQIVKRFPVQSLHIDARNVGQARAAGAQVLLERGARWISCSDADSRVADDWLVAQLGLGADAVCGTVTVEHWDQSFDEAAQIRYHSHYQARDGHRHIHGANLGVSADAYRWAGGFPPLACDEDVQLVRRLEQCGADIAWSHRPQVRTSARLDSRARGGFGDYLRNLAQLG, encoded by the coding sequence ATGATCGGCATTCTGATTCCGGCGCATAACGAGGAAGACCTGCTCGAGCAATGCCTCAGCGCGGCACTGCGCGCCAGTAAACACGGGCTGTTGGCCGGCGAGCCGGTCGAAGTGCTGGTGGTGCTCGACAGTTGCACCGACCGCTCGGCGCAGATCGTCAAGCGCTTTCCGGTGCAGAGCCTGCACATCGACGCGCGTAATGTCGGCCAGGCCCGGGCCGCCGGCGCGCAGGTCCTGCTGGAGCGCGGCGCACGCTGGATTTCCTGCTCCGACGCCGACAGCCGCGTAGCCGATGACTGGCTGGTGGCGCAACTGGGGCTGGGTGCCGACGCGGTATGCGGCACGGTGACCGTCGAACATTGGGATCAGTCGTTCGATGAAGCCGCGCAGATTCGCTATCACAGTCACTATCAGGCCCGTGACGGGCATCGCCACATCCACGGCGCCAACCTCGGGGTCAGTGCCGACGCCTATCGCTGGGCCGGTGGTTTTCCGCCGCTGGCCTGTGACGAAGATGTGCAACTGGTGCGGCGACTGGAACAGTGCGGTGCCGACATCGCCTGGAGTCATCGCCCGCAGGTACGCACCAGTGCCCGACTGGACAGCCGGGCACGAGGCGGATTCGGTGACTATCTGCGAAATCTGGCACAGCTTGGTTAA
- a CDS encoding PIG-L family deacetylase has translation MKPLTLSDNPLPAQIWNSARQLDNIPVINTHSLVPPGARAVVVAPHPGDEVVTCGGLLQLLASLGHPLQLLSITDGSASHPGSRQWSEKRLSVFRPQESVEALRRLGLPMHSLKWVRGGFTDNALLDREADLTEFIARYLRPGDVVFSTWREDRNDDHEAVGRASAKAAAQVGATFHDVPVWAWHWPERDQNLIPWERARKLRLDTWTVARKSHATHAYASQLKGEPAIGIAPMLPPVILERMRLPYEIVFI, from the coding sequence ATGAAACCGTTAACCCTCAGCGACAATCCGCTGCCGGCGCAGATATGGAACAGCGCCCGGCAACTCGACAACATCCCCGTCATCAATACCCACAGTCTGGTGCCACCCGGTGCCCGAGCCGTCGTCGTCGCCCCGCATCCGGGTGATGAGGTGGTGACCTGTGGCGGCCTCCTGCAATTGCTCGCCAGCCTCGGCCATCCGTTGCAACTGCTGTCGATCACTGACGGCAGCGCCAGCCATCCCGGCTCGCGGCAATGGTCGGAAAAACGCCTGAGCGTGTTCCGGCCCCAGGAAAGTGTCGAAGCGCTGCGCCGTCTCGGCTTGCCGATGCACAGCCTGAAATGGGTGCGTGGCGGGTTCACTGACAACGCCCTGCTCGATCGCGAGGCCGACCTCACCGAGTTCATCGCCCGTTATCTGCGCCCCGGCGACGTGGTGTTCAGCACCTGGCGCGAGGATCGTAATGACGATCACGAGGCGGTTGGCCGGGCGAGTGCCAAAGCGGCAGCGCAAGTCGGCGCGACCTTCCATGACGTGCCGGTCTGGGCCTGGCACTGGCCGGAACGCGACCAGAACCTGATCCCCTGGGAACGCGCACGCAAACTGCGCCTCGACACCTGGACTGTGGCGCGCAAAAGCCACGCCACCCACGCCTACGCCAGCCAGCTCAAAGGCGAACCGGCGATCGGCATCGCACCGATGCTGCCGCCGGTGATTCTGGAGCGGATGCGCCTGCCGTACGAAATTGTCTTTATCTAA
- a CDS encoding M60 family metallopeptidase, producing MTTSTTPVNSILDNPHQFSAPSWDEVQKIARSTTSTKTQYFSFVVHEVFHGVNAISISGFEVREINGKFIDKSAWRIHSVSNELQSHPASNLLDGNPETVWHTEEIAPAGHYVVIDMGKIYEIGSICYIPRQALKSSVNGRVKKYSLSIYTETSEWVSVKSGTFNPGRSPQDIVLSEGNERRDFIFISRKHSHIDDMSDKGFSMARADFECTGLYCISGQQFYIYLENDVPAGVTLELLVGAMHLGENPAPSRFPIKQGENTIIPDRDGLLFLYVIHPEKKYIIPVSFRNVLTAPYYVLGNTTKDQWASMLKNAAMITSAQLFSGKAMIAVSVSKAMEYMEEDIDQLLNEYNRIIDKADEACGINESNYSDGGIHLPSDSYYQFNQSSSDRVYMAAASYSLLFHRDVVQVLLSPKVLTAEGGWGAWHELGHAYQLPKMNGYHTVESTCNIISLAVEKMYGITPSWIDRYDGRTQAKEWLKGTNKNFETAGNMVSLVMYNELTELFGANFYPSVYQEYRRLLKDPSFIEDTALPESRNDIFAFMASKCAKKNLISHFDSWGFMLQEKTKVKIRALGYP from the coding sequence ATGACCACGTCAACAACGCCCGTCAACAGCATCCTCGACAATCCCCATCAATTTTCCGCACCCTCCTGGGATGAAGTACAAAAAATCGCCAGAAGCACAACCAGTACGAAGACTCAATATTTTTCCTTTGTAGTGCATGAAGTTTTTCATGGAGTTAACGCTATTTCGATTTCAGGGTTCGAAGTAAGAGAGATTAACGGAAAGTTTATTGACAAGTCTGCATGGCGCATACATTCGGTATCCAATGAGCTTCAATCACACCCCGCCAGCAACTTGCTGGATGGAAATCCAGAAACAGTATGGCATACGGAAGAAATAGCTCCTGCCGGGCACTATGTCGTCATAGACATGGGAAAAATTTATGAAATCGGTTCAATTTGCTATATTCCTCGACAAGCGCTAAAAAGCAGCGTAAACGGTCGAGTTAAAAAATACTCATTATCAATTTACACTGAAACATCAGAATGGGTATCTGTAAAGTCCGGCACATTTAATCCGGGCAGATCGCCCCAAGACATAGTACTAAGCGAAGGTAATGAGCGACGCGACTTCATATTCATATCAAGAAAACACTCACACATCGACGACATGTCTGACAAAGGATTTTCAATGGCACGTGCGGACTTCGAGTGCACAGGCTTATATTGTATTTCAGGTCAGCAGTTTTACATTTATCTTGAAAATGACGTTCCTGCCGGGGTTACCCTCGAGCTGTTAGTAGGTGCTATGCACTTAGGTGAGAACCCTGCTCCTTCAAGATTCCCAATAAAACAGGGCGAAAACACGATAATTCCGGATCGCGACGGATTACTATTTCTTTATGTGATTCATCCAGAAAAAAAATACATTATTCCAGTTTCCTTCAGAAACGTATTAACCGCGCCCTACTACGTTTTGGGCAACACAACAAAGGACCAATGGGCGTCGATGCTCAAGAATGCAGCGATGATTACCTCAGCTCAATTATTCAGCGGCAAAGCGATGATCGCCGTTAGTGTTTCAAAGGCAATGGAATATATGGAGGAAGATATTGACCAACTGCTCAACGAATACAATAGAATCATCGACAAGGCAGATGAAGCTTGCGGAATAAATGAGTCAAACTATTCCGATGGAGGGATACATTTACCAAGCGACTCTTACTATCAATTCAACCAAAGCAGTTCAGATCGCGTGTATATGGCGGCTGCAAGTTACAGCCTGCTATTTCATAGAGATGTTGTTCAAGTGCTCTTATCGCCAAAAGTACTGACAGCAGAAGGTGGCTGGGGGGCGTGGCACGAACTGGGTCATGCTTATCAATTGCCGAAAATGAATGGATATCATACGGTAGAATCTACATGCAATATAATCTCGCTCGCCGTTGAGAAAATGTATGGAATTACACCGAGCTGGATTGATCGTTATGATGGCAGGACGCAGGCTAAAGAATGGTTAAAGGGGACGAACAAAAATTTCGAAACAGCTGGAAACATGGTCTCACTGGTCATGTATAACGAACTGACGGAACTTTTTGGCGCTAATTTTTACCCTTCGGTCTATCAAGAATATAGGCGTTTATTGAAAGACCCATCGTTCATTGAGGATACGGCATTACCTGAATCGCGAAATGACATATTCGCTTTCATGGCATCTAAATGTGCCAAAAAAAACTTGATCAGCCATTTCGATTCCTGGGGCTTCATGTTGCAGGAAAAAACAAAAGTCAAGATTCGCGCCCTTGGCTATCCGTAA
- a CDS encoding DUF6124 family protein: MPETPPNPPVTDPQIMATPYTPSSMFLVNPQTDTESLLANACESLASATVMLGDFAGTLEGPSRNTVLGIAQVVMLGELAVNQALDNVVPRE; the protein is encoded by the coding sequence ATGCCCGAAACCCCACCCAATCCGCCGGTCACAGACCCGCAAATCATGGCAACCCCCTACACCCCCAGCAGCATGTTCCTGGTCAACCCGCAAACCGACACCGAATCCCTGCTGGCCAACGCCTGCGAATCCCTGGCCTCGGCCACGGTAATGCTCGGCGATTTCGCCGGGACGCTGGAGGGGCCGAGTCGCAATACGGTGTTGGGTATCGCGCAGGTGGTGATGCTGGGAGAGTTGGCGGTGAATCAGGCGCTGGATAATGTTGTGCCCAGGGAATAG
- a CDS encoding endonuclease/exonuclease/phosphatase family protein has translation MSSDPKRHAVDAPVIHRLRVLTVNTHKGFTALNRRFILPELREAVRSTSADLVFLQEVVGEHERHSNRYHEWPQTSQYEFLADSMWSDFAYGRNAVYPDGHHGNALLSKYPIREYRNLDVSITGPERRGLLHCVLDVPGHAEVHAICVHLSLLESHRQLQLQLLCQLLESLPDDAPVIIAGDFNDWQLQGNAALARRDYLHEAFERHHGRPAKTYPARFPLLRLDRIYLRNASSHDPQILGNKPWTHLSDHLPLAVEVHL, from the coding sequence GTGTCCAGCGATCCCAAGCGTCACGCCGTCGACGCACCCGTCATCCATCGCCTGCGTGTGCTGACGGTCAACACTCACAAGGGCTTCACCGCCCTCAACCGGCGCTTCATCCTGCCGGAACTGCGTGAAGCGGTGCGCAGCACCTCGGCTGATCTGGTGTTTCTGCAGGAGGTGGTGGGCGAACACGAGCGCCATTCCAATCGCTACCACGAGTGGCCGCAAACCTCGCAATACGAATTTCTCGCCGACAGCATGTGGAGCGATTTCGCCTATGGGCGCAATGCGGTCTATCCCGATGGCCACCACGGCAATGCATTGCTGTCGAAATACCCGATCCGCGAATACCGCAACCTCGACGTGTCGATCACCGGCCCCGAGCGCAGAGGCCTGCTGCACTGCGTGCTGGACGTACCGGGCCACGCCGAGGTGCACGCAATCTGCGTGCATTTGAGTCTGCTGGAAAGCCACCGCCAATTGCAGTTGCAGTTGCTTTGCCAGTTGCTCGAATCATTGCCCGACGATGCACCGGTGATCATCGCCGGCGACTTCAATGACTGGCAGCTGCAGGGCAATGCCGCCCTCGCCCGTCGCGATTACCTGCACGAAGCCTTCGAACGCCACCACGGCCGCCCCGCCAAGACCTATCCGGCGCGTTTTCCGTTGCTGCGCCTGGACCGTATTTACCTGCGCAATGCCAGCAGCCATGACCCGCAGATACTTGGCAACAAGCCGTGGACGCACTTGTCGGATCACTTGCCGCTGGCGGTTGAGGTGCATCTTTAA